CGCTATAGCTTTTACAAAGATTAAAAAGGAGTTCAGGGTGTTGCATACCCAGACGATGCACGTCTTCTCTGGTAAATGTGCAGATATAGCAATCTTCTGAACAGTCATGAAAAAACCGCACCTCACCCTGCCCGGAGGGTATATTTTTATCCCCGTCCATAAACATTGGTGTTTCATTAAAACATGAACCATCGCCAAGGTACCAGAGCGATTTTTCACTTCCATCAGGGGCCAGAGCCATGAGGCGAACCCTGCCGCTTACCAGAAAGTACATTTCTGGCTGATTGTCATAAAATTTATGCCCCTTACGAAACAGACGCGGCTTTGTCAGCGCCACGCTTCGCCAACACTCATTTTGTCTGAGCAATTCAGTAAATGACACGTCAGCCCCCTGGGAAAGCGGTGAACTCAAGGCGTTAAGCGGAATTCCGGCTTATACCATTCCAGAGTTCCACATCATGTTTTGGAACCTACCGTACCCTTTTTGTGAATTATGTTGCAAGGACAACGTTTTGGCCATTTATCTTGTGGCAGCATTCCAGCGTACACGGTCAACGGCCTCAGGTCATTGACCAGCCATCGTGAGACTTTCACTTCGGCATTGCGTGTTGTTGCACTGCTTGCCGGAAAGCCTTCAACGGTTCAATGTAAGCACATTCAGCCCATCCGAGGAGGTTGTCATGGGACACCCGACTATCTATCCCACAGGCGTAACGGTCTATAACCCGGAAAAAGCCTGGAGTGGATTCACCATCATCCAGGCGCCGGACAACGGCGCTTTGCTGCTTGGAATGAACGGTCATGAAATCCGCATGTGGAAGGACGTTCACGGCTTTCCCAACAAGATGTTCCCCGGCGGCATGCTCATGGGCAGCACCGGCACCCGCCACCCCAAGCACGGGCTTCAGGATCAGCTTGATCTTGTGCAGATAGACTGGGACGGAAAAATCGTATGGAAGTTCGACCGCGCCGAATTTGTCGAAGATCCCGGCCAGAAGGCTCAGTGGATGGCGCGCCAGCACCACGATTTTCAGCGTGAAGGCAGCTCCACGGGCTATTACGCCCCCGGCCAGGAACCCAAGATTGATTCCGGCAACACTCTTGTGCTTTGCCACAAAAACACTGTGCAGCCCTACATCAGCGACAAAACGCTGGTTGACGACGTGATTTACGAAGTCACCTGGGACGGCGACATTGTGTGGGAATGGAACTGCTCTGACCATGCGGAAGAAATGGGCTTCACCGAGGCTGCGCTCAACGCCATGTGCCGCGACCCCAACTACCGTGGTGGCACCCTTATGGAAGACGCCCCCGGCGTGGGCGACTGGATGCACGTCAACTCCATGTCCACCCTTGGCCCAAACAAATGGTTTGAAGCTGGCGATGCCCGCTTCCACCCCGACAACATCATCATTGATGGCCGGGAAACCAATATTATTCTCATTCTGGACAAAAAAACTGGCAAGATTGTCTGGCAGCTTGGCCCGGACTATGACCGCAGCCCTGAAGACAAGGCCATTGGCTGGATCATTGGTCAGCACCACGCGCACATGATCCCCCGTGGCCTGCCCGGCGAGGGCAATATTCTGGTATACGACAACGGCGGCTGGGGCGGATACGGCAACCCCAATCCCGGCGCGCCCAAGGGCGTCAAGGCTGCCCAGCGCGACTACTCCCGCGTGCTCGAAATAGACCCCGTGGCCCGCAAGATTGTGTGGCAGTACACGCCGCACGAAGCAGGCTTCCTCGTGCCTCTGGACGCCAGCCGTTTTTACAGCCCCTTCATCAGCTCTGCCCAGCGCCTGCCCAACGG
This is a stretch of genomic DNA from Desulfovibrio desulfuricans. It encodes these proteins:
- a CDS encoding Crp/Fnr family transcriptional regulator: MSFTELLRQNECWRSVALTKPRLFRKGHKFYDNQPEMYFLVSGRVRLMALAPDGSEKSLWYLGDGSCFNETPMFMDGDKNIPSGQGEVRFFHDCSEDCYICTFTREDVHRLGMQHPELLFNLCKSYSVKVTLLSKNAVSLCMESHLTRICKFLASRIVPGSEPLRAKRDISYRDMADLLGMHRITLYKVMRQAQERGLFSFDKNSDEIFILKPDEFYKEAHL
- a CDS encoding aryl-sulfate sulfotransferase; translation: MGHPTIYPTGVTVYNPEKAWSGFTIIQAPDNGALLLGMNGHEIRMWKDVHGFPNKMFPGGMLMGSTGTRHPKHGLQDQLDLVQIDWDGKIVWKFDRAEFVEDPGQKAQWMARQHHDFQREGSSTGYYAPGQEPKIDSGNTLVLCHKNTVQPYISDKTLVDDVIYEVTWDGDIVWEWNCSDHAEEMGFTEAALNAMCRDPNYRGGTLMEDAPGVGDWMHVNSMSTLGPNKWFEAGDARFHPDNIIIDGRETNIILILDKKTGKIVWQLGPDYDRSPEDKAIGWIIGQHHAHMIPRGLPGEGNILVYDNGGWGGYGNPNPGAPKGVKAAQRDYSRVLEIDPVARKIVWQYTPHEAGFLVPLDASRFYSPFISSAQRLPNGNTLICEGSDGRVFEVTAEHEIVWEYICPYKGHISLPMNWVYRAYRLPYSWVPQADVPEEKAIEPLEVKTFRVPGAAPFGPMSEVKVDGTIGYYSGAGHCVAATE